From the Mesorhizobium sp. WSM2240 genome, the window TAACGTCACGATCAGGCCGAATTGGACCGGGTCGATTCCGACGGAACTGACCAACGGCATGACGATGGGCACCACCAGTATGATGGCGGCTGCGGAGTGGAGGAAGAGCCCGATGACAAGGAAGAAGATGTTCAGGAGCGCGAGCACCGCATAACGGTTCTCGGTGAAGTCGAGAATGCCCTGGGCAAGTCTCTGCGGGACCTGCGCCTCGGTCAGATAGATGCCGAGCAGGGCCGAAGCGGCAACCAGAAGCATGACCACCGCAGTCTGGATCGCACCCTCGATCGCAGCTTTGTACAGAAAGCTGACATTCAGCTCGCGATAGATGACGCCGCCGACAAACAGAGCTGCGACCACGGCGATCCCGGCCCCTTCCGTCGCCGTGACGAAACCGCCGAAGATCGAGCCGAGAATGATGACGGGAATGATGAAGGCCCAGGCGGCGTCCCTGAAGGTGGCCCAGACCCGACTGAGCTGAAAGATCTCCTCGACCGGCCAGCCACGCTGGCGCGCCATCAAGTAGGAGACGATCATTAGCCCGACCCCGCCGAGGATGCCCGGAACGATGCCGGCCACGAAAAGCTGAACGATCGAGCTTCCCGACATCACGCCATAAAGGATCATCGGGATGGAGGGCGGTATGATGATGGCGAGGCTGGCCGAGGAAGACGTGACCGCCGCGGCGAAGGCGCGCGGATAGCCTTTCTTCTCCATCGCCGGAATGAGGATCGGACCCATCGCCGCCACGTCCGCGACCGCGGAACCGGAGATTTCGGCAAAGAACATCGAGGTCGTGATGTTGACCATCGCGAGGCCGCCCCGAATAAAGCCGACCAGCGCCGAGGCAAATGCGATCAGCCGGCGTGAAATGCCGGAGGAATTCATGATCGCGCCCGCCAGGATAAACATCGGGATGGCGAGCAGCGGGAAGCTCTGGGCGCCTTCGTACATGGTCAGCGCCACGTTCGGCAGCATGTAGGCGCCCTGCGTCACCAGAATCGCAACCGTCGCCACCGCCGCAAGCGAGACGGCGATCGGAACATTGATGAAGACGAGAACGACAAGCCCCACAAGCATCAGGAAAAGGATCATGGCCGCAGCGTCTCCTGCGCCTCTAGATGTTCGGCGAGTTCCGCCTCGTCGGCGGAAATCTTCTCGCGCAGACGATGCCAATATTCCGGGAGACTGAGCGCCTCGCAGATGATGAACAGAATCGCGCCGACCGGTATGACGGACTGGGTTATCTGGATCGGGACCCATGGCAGGCTGATAAGCCTCATGCCTTGCAGAACCTGGAGAACCTGCCAGCCGGTCCAGGCCAGGACGATGAAGAAGGCGAAGACGACAATCTCGGCGATCGCCGCAGCGCCGATGCGCCAACGATAGGGCATCGCCAAGAGGATTCCGTCGAAGCCGATGTGACCACGCTTCAATGCGGCAAGCGCCGCACCGTAGTAGGTGATCCAGGCCAGCATGATTGAGCCGACTTCGTCGTACCAGACGAAGGACGCTCCGGCCTTGCGCCAGATCGCGGCGAGCACCACGACCGTCGTCATTGCGACGATCAGGAAGACAAGCCAGGCTTCGAGCGTGCGTTCAAGCACGGTTCGGAAGCGCGTGAGACCAGTCACAGGCACGACCTCGTTGCTTTCAGGGTTGCATGAACGCGTCCCGGCGGTTGGCGGTCACGGCGGGAGCGCCGGACCATCCCGGAGTTCCGGAGTGGTCCGGTACAGACCGGCTTACTGGCTCTTGCCGAGGCGGATCGCCTTTTCGATCATGTCGGCGCCGCCTTCCACCTGTGCGCCGAATTCCTTGTAAATCGCATCGCTGGCGGCGATGAAGGCGTCCTTATCAGCCTCGTTGACCTGGATGTCGCTCTCCTCTTGCATCTGCGTGAGAAGTTCCCCCTCCAGCCGCGCGGCGCTCTCGTAGACGAAAGCCTGCGTCTCCTTCGCCGTCTCCTCCAAGATCTGGCGGACATCCTCGGGCAGGCCGTTCCAGCGGTTCAGTCCGACCAGAAGATAGGCAGGGGTATAGACGTGGCCGGTCATCGACAGATAATCCTGCACTTCCTGGAACTTGCCGCTGGCGATCTGGGTGAGCGGATTCTCTTGGCCGTCGACCACGCCCGTCTGCAGCGCCGTGAACACTTCAGAGAAGGACATCGGCGTCGGATTGGCGCCGTAGGCCTGGAACATCTTCACGCGCCATTCGCCGGAGGGCGTCCTTAGCTTAATGCCGGAGAGATCCTCGGGCGTCACGATCGGCCGCACATTATTGGTGATGTGGCGGAAGCCGTTCTCCCACACCGCCAGCATCTTGTAGCCCTGTTCTTCCGCTGCCGGCGCGAGCGTTGGCCACACGACCGCCTCCTCGATCTTCTTCATGTGCTCGCGGTCCTTGACGAGATATGGCATCTCGAACAAACCGAACTCGGGCACCACGCTCGACATGACGCTCGACGGCAGCGCCATGTCGGCCGTGCCGAGCCTCAGTTTCTGCATGAGTTCCTCGTCGGTGCCGAGCTGGCTGGAGCCGAACACGACGACCTTCGCCTTGTCGCCGAGCTTCCCGTTGGCGGCGCGGGCGAATTCCTCCGCCGACAGGGCGAACAGCGAACCGGGCTCGCCGACATGTCCGAGCTTGATCTCGGTCTGCGCGGCGGCCGGCTGGATGAGCGCGGCGGCAAACAGCGTCGCTCCGAAGATGAATCCGTATTTCATTGCAAATCCTCCCGTTGTTGTTTCGACCGCCGGCTTGGCGCCGGTCTCGTTGGATGCGCTACTCTGCTGCTGCCCTCCCAGCGCCGGCCATGCCGGCTTCCGATGCAAGGAAGTCGAGCGCCGCCTGCACGCCGCCCTTCTGGTGGGGCACTCCGGCCCGCTCGAGTCCCATTTCCACGCCCGCGAGCGTGCCGGCGAGCATCAGGTCGTTGAAATCGCCAAGGTGGCCGATGCGGAAGACGCGGTCAGCTATCTTGGAAAGGCCGCTGCCGAGCGACATATCGAACGCATTGGAAACGGTGCGGCGGAATCCGTCGGCACTATGGCCGTCAGGCATCAGGACGGCCGTCAGCGACCCGGAATAATGGCGCGGATCACGGCAGAACACCTCCAGTTCCCAGGTCTTGACGGCCCGGCGCGTGGCCTCAGCGTGACGCTGGTGGCGGGCAAAGACGTGATCGAGACCTTCCTCGTGCAGCATGTCGATCGCTTCGGCGAGGCCGTAGAGGAGATTGGTCGCCGGCGTATAGGGAAAGAAGCCCTTCGCGTTGGCCGGCAGCATCTCGCTCCATGACCAGAAGGAATTCGGCAGCGCGGCCGATTTCGACGCCGCCAGCGCCTTGTCGCTTATTGCATTGAAGGAGAGGCCGGGCGGCAGCATCAGCCCCTTCTGCGATCCTCCCACGGTGACGTCGACGCCCCATTCGTCGTGCCGGTACTCGATAGAGC encodes:
- a CDS encoding aminotransferase class V-fold PLP-dependent enzyme — its product is MRKAGRHFLQIPGPTNVPDRILRAMDMPTMDHRSSEFAELGRNVLDGVKTIFKTNGPVVIYPASGTGAWEAALVNTLSPGDQVLMYETGHFATLWKGMATRLGLEAEFMQGDWRAGVDPDAIESRLREDRTQSIKAVCVVHNETSTGCASRIDEVRQAIDAAGHSALLMVDTISSLGSIEYRHDEWGVDVTVGGSQKGLMLPPGLSFNAISDKALAASKSAALPNSFWSWSEMLPANAKGFFPYTPATNLLYGLAEAIDMLHEEGLDHVFARHQRHAEATRRAVKTWELEVFCRDPRHYSGSLTAVLMPDGHSADGFRRTVSNAFDMSLGSGLSKIADRVFRIGHLGDFNDLMLAGTLAGVEMGLERAGVPHQKGGVQAALDFLASEAGMAGAGRAAAE
- a CDS encoding TRAP transporter substrate-binding protein; amino-acid sequence: MKYGFIFGATLFAAALIQPAAAQTEIKLGHVGEPGSLFALSAEEFARAANGKLGDKAKVVVFGSSQLGTDEELMQKLRLGTADMALPSSVMSSVVPEFGLFEMPYLVKDREHMKKIEEAVVWPTLAPAAEEQGYKMLAVWENGFRHITNNVRPIVTPEDLSGIKLRTPSGEWRVKMFQAYGANPTPMSFSEVFTALQTGVVDGQENPLTQIASGKFQEVQDYLSMTGHVYTPAYLLVGLNRWNGLPEDVRQILEETAKETQAFVYESAARLEGELLTQMQEESDIQVNEADKDAFIAASDAIYKEFGAQVEGGADMIEKAIRLGKSQ
- a CDS encoding TRAP transporter small permease subunit, whose amino-acid sequence is MPVTGLTRFRTVLERTLEAWLVFLIVAMTTVVVLAAIWRKAGASFVWYDEVGSIMLAWITYYGAALAALKRGHIGFDGILLAMPYRWRIGAAAIAEIVVFAFFIVLAWTGWQVLQVLQGMRLISLPWVPIQITQSVIPVGAILFIICEALSLPEYWHRLREKISADEAELAEHLEAQETLRP
- a CDS encoding TRAP transporter large permease; translated protein: MILFLMLVGLVVLVFINVPIAVSLAAVATVAILVTQGAYMLPNVALTMYEGAQSFPLLAIPMFILAGAIMNSSGISRRLIAFASALVGFIRGGLAMVNITTSMFFAEISGSAVADVAAMGPILIPAMEKKGYPRAFAAAVTSSSASLAIIIPPSIPMILYGVMSGSSIVQLFVAGIVPGILGGVGLMIVSYLMARQRGWPVEEIFQLSRVWATFRDAAWAFIIPVIILGSIFGGFVTATEGAGIAVVAALFVGGVIYRELNVSFLYKAAIEGAIQTAVVMLLVAASALLGIYLTEAQVPQRLAQGILDFTENRYAVLALLNIFFLVIGLFLHSAAAIILVVPIVMPLVSSVGIDPVQFGLIVTLNLAIGQQTPPVASVLIAACSVAKVGIWEVTKFNVWFVAVLIAVLMLVTYVPPIPMALVDYFYG